From Aureibacillus halotolerans, the proteins below share one genomic window:
- a CDS encoding IS3 family transposase (programmed frameshift), producing MGKNRYSAETKWAVVKDKLSGQYTNRQLMEKYGVKNESQIKTWMKWYRENQLHRFDQPIGKQYSYGHGPEYASKEEETNRQLEHLKVENDILKKILGDRKGVEKEVVLYLVERLRQKHTVTNILTVLKVPKSTYYRWASEGIPPLSTVEEAVISLCTETSFRYGHRKIRKLLQRQYGMIRNRNTVQRIMQKFHLQCKVKRKRKWTSQGESIIVAPNLLNRDFMAIKPNTKWVTDITYIQYGPRTLYLSTIMDLYNNEIVAYSLEDHQQTSLVLDTLRKAVASRNDPKGVILHSDQGSVYTSYAYQQEIAEELELISSMSRRGNCWDNAVIESFHSSLKSEEFMYTKFNSISEKEVIERIDHYLKYYNEERIQEKLGYHAPKEYGSMVA from the exons ATGGGGAAAAACAGATATTCGGCAGAAACGAAATGGGCAGTGGTTAAAGATAAACTAAGCGGACAGTACACCAATCGACAACTCATGGAGAAGTATGGGGTCAAGAATGAGTCCCAGATTAAGACGTGGATGAAATGGTATCGTGAGAATCAGCTTCATCGATTTGATCAGCCGATAGGAAAGCAATATAGCTATGGTCATGGGCCGGAGTATGCTTCAAAGGAAGAGGAAACCAATCGGCAGCTTGAGCACTTAAAAGTGGAGAATGACATCTTAA AAAAAATACTTGGAGATCGAAAAGGAGTTGAAAAAGAAGTAGTCCTTTATTTGGTGGAGAGATTGCGCCAAAAACATACTGTCACGAACATCTTAACGGTTTTGAAGGTGCCAAAATCAACGTATTATCGCTGGGCTTCAGAAGGTATTCCCCCTCTATCAACCGTAGAGGAAGCTGTGATTTCTTTGTGTACCGAAACGTCCTTCCGGTATGGGCATCGGAAAATACGAAAGTTACTGCAACGCCAGTATGGCATGATACGAAATCGAAATACCGTGCAGCGTATCATGCAGAAGTTCCATCTCCAGTGTAAGGTGAAACGTAAAAGGAAGTGGACGTCACAAGGAGAGTCTATCATCGTTGCCCCGAACCTTCTGAACCGGGACTTCATGGCGATAAAACCTAATACAAAATGGGTCACGGATATCACGTATATTCAATATGGACCAAGAACACTGTATCTCTCTACAATCATGGACTTATACAATAATGAAATCGTCGCTTACAGTTTGGAGGATCATCAACAGACATCTCTCGTATTGGATACGTTAAGGAAAGCAGTGGCGAGCCGAAATGATCCAAAAGGTGTCATCCTGCATTCCGATCAAGGAAGTGTGTACACGTCTTATGCGTACCAACAAGAAATAGCAGAAGAATTGGAACTTATCAGCAGTATGTCAAGGCGAGGGAACTGTTGGGATAACGCCGTGATTGAATCGTTCCACTCGAGCTTGAAATCAGAGGAGTTTATGTATACGAAATTCAATTCCATATCAGAGAAAGAAGTGATAGAACGGATCGACCATTACCTGAAATACTATAATGAAGAGCGTATCCAAGAAAAATTAGGCTACCACGCACCAAAAGAATATGGTAGCATGGTAGCCTAA
- a CDS encoding ABC transporter substrate-binding protein: MMMRVLLLLSVVFVMFVTGCSSNQTSNPDAEVVRVALAGRALEDGIDPITGAETIGLNTFLEESFYPNHPDIRLELTTVPWENARAKINSMLQSGDVDVIYTGGAFASVYYQDGLIRGLNDLIEGDETFDPAAYLDGAWNESYSTKSFDQQTQFGIPAVLGRRMTVYDKTLFDQWDVEYLSENPTPEEILEKASQMTGTNPVTGEENYGLWYSGNALNGSTFVALAHYFGAQGAEGTLDNLGEINWNLNSPQIVDILSWMEEAVPYMPPAFINGGGNENFGTENNNVAIVLDGTGATATSHYRETGETTMIDRFIPVMNLGPNGEGWVAVDPYIMAKDAQNVEASWEVLKFLAGKEAQEYGYENFMLTPTLSEADFVLENDTYTQKAMEIAEISKTLLLDEANPFFASDIVPAINTFLSNAYNGNAPNKEAFLTDLQQRAENWSNNQ; the protein is encoded by the coding sequence ATGATGATGAGAGTTTTATTATTACTAAGTGTGGTATTTGTTATGTTCGTAACGGGGTGTAGCTCTAACCAAACGTCAAACCCAGACGCTGAAGTAGTTCGGGTCGCTCTCGCTGGTCGCGCATTAGAAGATGGCATTGATCCGATTACTGGGGCAGAAACGATAGGCTTGAACACGTTTCTCGAAGAATCGTTTTATCCGAATCATCCAGATATAAGGTTGGAGCTCACGACAGTTCCTTGGGAAAATGCACGAGCAAAGATCAATTCAATGCTCCAATCGGGTGACGTTGATGTAATTTATACAGGTGGAGCGTTCGCGTCTGTGTACTATCAAGATGGATTGATTAGAGGACTGAATGACCTTATTGAAGGGGATGAAACGTTCGATCCAGCAGCTTATTTAGATGGTGCTTGGAATGAATCCTATAGTACGAAATCGTTTGATCAACAAACACAGTTTGGTATTCCTGCTGTGCTCGGAAGGCGCATGACAGTTTATGATAAAACGTTGTTTGATCAGTGGGACGTGGAGTATTTATCTGAAAATCCTACCCCTGAGGAAATACTAGAAAAGGCGAGTCAAATGACGGGGACAAATCCAGTGACGGGCGAAGAAAATTACGGTCTATGGTACAGCGGAAACGCGTTGAATGGCTCTACGTTTGTTGCACTTGCCCATTACTTTGGAGCACAAGGTGCTGAAGGCACACTAGACAATCTTGGGGAAATCAATTGGAACTTAAACTCTCCGCAAATTGTAGACATTCTCTCATGGATGGAAGAAGCAGTGCCGTATATGCCACCAGCTTTTATTAATGGTGGGGGAAACGAGAATTTTGGTACGGAAAATAACAATGTAGCGATCGTATTGGATGGTACTGGCGCTACGGCAACGAGTCATTATCGTGAAACGGGAGAGACGACGATGATTGACCGGTTCATTCCCGTCATGAATCTAGGCCCGAACGGTGAAGGTTGGGTGGCGGTAGACCCTTACATTATGGCGAAAGATGCACAAAATGTAGAGGCGTCATGGGAAGTGTTGAAGTTTCTTGCTGGGAAAGAAGCGCAGGAATATGGGTATGAGAATTTTATGCTTACACCAACGCTTTCCGAAGCTGATTTTGTGTTAGAAAATGATACCTATACACAAAAAGCCATGGAAATTGCCGAAATCTCAAAAACGTTGTTGTTGGATGAAGCGAATCCTTTCTTTGCAAGCGATATTGTGCCAGCGATTAACACATTCCTAAGCAATGCATACAACGGCAATGCCCCTAATAAGGAAGCTTTTTTAACCGATTTGCAACAGCGTGCGGAGAATTGGTCGAACAATCAATGA
- a CDS encoding carbohydrate ABC transporter permease yields MNARSQPLETQAYKHIKAKRSQKVIRANVILITILLIGSLTMIVPFVWMLMTSFDWSARLNIPFPPRFWPEEFSLKPYEAAFTNVPLLKYMMNSVLVSAGVIFVSLLSATFSGYAISKLRFKGGTFVLVAALSTMMIPFEVTMIPQYLLFSNLNLLDNYLAFYLPALNFAFGTFLTKAFVDQLPGTLREAGVIDGAGEFRVFFSIFLPLCVPIISTMAILQFLAVWNDLLWPLLVLQTPDKYTVQLGMAMFTYNQGNSDLPSIIMAATTVSLLPVLVVYFLLQKYIVESIAQTGIKA; encoded by the coding sequence ATGAACGCCAGGAGTCAACCGCTAGAGACACAGGCATATAAACACATAAAAGCAAAGCGAAGCCAAAAGGTGATTCGAGCAAATGTCATCTTGATCACGATCCTCCTAATAGGATCCCTTACGATGATTGTCCCTTTTGTATGGATGCTGATGACGAGCTTTGACTGGTCTGCAAGACTGAATATTCCGTTTCCTCCGCGATTTTGGCCAGAGGAGTTCTCACTCAAGCCTTACGAAGCGGCATTTACAAATGTGCCACTGCTGAAATACATGATGAATTCAGTTCTTGTTTCGGCAGGCGTTATTTTCGTTAGTTTACTCTCCGCTACTTTTTCGGGATATGCCATTTCAAAGCTGCGCTTTAAAGGCGGAACATTTGTATTGGTAGCCGCGTTAAGCACCATGATGATCCCCTTTGAGGTTACTATGATTCCACAATATCTATTATTCTCGAACTTGAACCTGTTAGACAATTACCTCGCCTTTTATCTTCCGGCACTCAATTTTGCATTTGGAACCTTTTTAACAAAAGCCTTTGTTGATCAGCTGCCTGGCACATTAAGAGAAGCAGGAGTGATTGATGGGGCAGGAGAATTCCGTGTGTTTTTCAGCATTTTTTTACCGCTATGTGTACCGATTATTTCAACAATGGCTATTTTGCAGTTTCTTGCCGTGTGGAACGACCTGTTATGGCCACTGCTTGTATTGCAAACTCCTGATAAATACACTGTTCAGCTAGGAATGGCCATGTTCACGTATAACCAGGGGAATAGTGACCTGCCATCCATCATTATGGCAGCGACAACAGTGTCCTTACTACCCGTTCTAGTCGTCTACTTTTTGCTCCAAAAGTATATTGTCGAAAGCATTGCCCAGACAGGAATAAAAGCATAG
- a CDS encoding carbohydrate ABC transporter permease, with protein MRAFRLKRTDWVGWIFSLPLLIGILGFAVYPMVYSLFMSFLQNGEWVGLKNYSYVVNDTMFWKSLWNTLYMGMLSVILGVSLSFILATLIYNVNFPRWRNFFKAVYFLPNVVSLVATSILFSLLFYPDQQGLLNYVASLVGIEPIGWFTDPNVARFSIVLMTLWGMLGYNTIIFLAALTSVPKELYEAAEVDGGNFFKKWWYVTIPYVRPVLMFMVIIGTINGMKRFTDIWLIGGSAGNPGGSLMTSVLYIYRNAFMSSQMGVGTAATYLLFLIILVLTLILMKLNKDQTK; from the coding sequence ATGCGTGCATTCCGTCTCAAGCGAACGGATTGGGTAGGATGGATTTTTTCTCTACCATTACTGATAGGGATTTTGGGATTCGCCGTTTACCCTATGGTGTATTCTCTTTTCATGAGTTTTTTACAAAATGGAGAATGGGTAGGGCTTAAAAATTATTCGTATGTTGTCAATGACACGATGTTTTGGAAATCACTGTGGAACACACTTTACATGGGTATGCTCTCTGTCATTCTTGGCGTAAGTCTCTCTTTTATCTTGGCAACGTTGATTTACAACGTCAATTTTCCTCGGTGGCGTAATTTTTTCAAGGCCGTCTATTTTCTGCCGAACGTCGTATCGCTCGTCGCGACGAGTATCTTGTTTTCGTTGTTGTTTTACCCAGATCAGCAAGGGCTGTTAAATTACGTGGCTTCATTGGTGGGCATTGAACCGATCGGCTGGTTTACCGATCCGAATGTCGCAAGATTCAGTATTGTTTTGATGACCTTGTGGGGGATGCTCGGGTATAACACGATTATCTTTCTGGCAGCACTAACTAGTGTTCCTAAAGAACTGTATGAAGCTGCTGAAGTTGATGGAGGAAATTTCTTTAAGAAATGGTGGTATGTCACGATTCCTTATGTGCGGCCGGTCCTCATGTTTATGGTCATTATTGGGACGATCAATGGGATGAAACGTTTTACAGATATTTGGCTTATTGGGGGATCAGCAGGGAACCCCGGGGGCTCCTTAATGACATCGGTCCTCTACATCTATAGAAATGCTTTCATGTCTTCGCAAATGGGTGTCGGGACGGCAGCAACATATCTTTTATTTTTGATTATTCTCGTCTTGACTTTAATCCTAATGAAATTGAATAAAGATCAAACAAAATAA
- a CDS encoding Gfo/Idh/MocA family protein, with the protein MSKKVKVGFVGVGGIASVHLRSIEANEDADIVAVCDISEENVQRSASTYNAQAYVDSKQMLENEVLDALFICVPPFAHGTMEEDASAKGIHLMVEKPVSLDVATALRKSEAIRESGIIHATGYCLRYLDTVALVKKYLKNKDIAMISGHYMTRFVQTPWYRDKSKSGGQLVEQATHTLDLMRYFGGEITDIYANMDLLLMNDIPDISIPDVTSVQMKFSSGSIGQMACSFTQPDHRAGIEILGKEFRVVIDGADASIIEEGKSVRYTSKVNFYEAQDRCFIDAVKTEDQSKILSDYNNGVETLLASLAANHSSDTAKPIQIDAYRAIESKIL; encoded by the coding sequence ATGAGTAAGAAGGTAAAGGTAGGCTTTGTTGGTGTAGGAGGAATTGCATCTGTGCATCTAAGAAGCATAGAGGCAAATGAGGATGCTGACATCGTTGCTGTTTGTGATATATCAGAGGAAAATGTGCAGCGATCCGCTTCGACGTACAACGCGCAGGCTTATGTGGATAGTAAACAAATGTTGGAGAATGAAGTGCTAGACGCCTTGTTTATATGCGTGCCCCCGTTTGCTCACGGCACCATGGAGGAAGACGCATCCGCAAAGGGAATTCACCTAATGGTTGAAAAGCCAGTTTCGCTCGATGTTGCAACAGCGCTTAGAAAGTCTGAGGCGATACGTGAATCGGGCATCATTCATGCAACAGGTTATTGCTTAAGGTATTTGGATACGGTAGCCCTCGTCAAAAAGTATTTAAAGAACAAAGACATCGCAATGATTAGTGGTCATTACATGACTCGGTTTGTGCAAACGCCATGGTATCGGGACAAGAGTAAATCAGGTGGACAATTAGTCGAGCAAGCCACTCATACGTTGGATTTAATGCGTTACTTTGGCGGAGAGATTACGGACATTTATGCGAATATGGATCTGCTTTTAATGAACGATATCCCTGACATCTCCATTCCTGATGTAACGTCGGTTCAGATGAAGTTCAGTTCGGGAAGTATCGGGCAAATGGCTTGTTCCTTTACACAACCTGATCACCGAGCTGGTATTGAGATCCTTGGCAAGGAGTTTCGGGTCGTTATAGATGGGGCGGATGCGAGCATTATTGAAGAAGGGAAAAGTGTTCGTTACACGTCGAAGGTCAATTTTTATGAGGCGCAGGATCGCTGTTTTATAGATGCGGTCAAAACGGAAGACCAATCGAAGATTTTATCAGATTACAATAATGGCGTAGAAACACTTCTCGCCTCTTTGGCTGCCAATCATTCTAGTGACACGGCAAAACCCATTCAAATTGATGCTTATAGAGCAATTGAATCAAAAATTCTGTAG
- a CDS encoding sugar phosphate isomerase/epimerase family protein produces MLKALNQWCFPEGTPLSKVFSMTANAGFDAIELNLYESGGEGLTIDTTVGEAQAIKSMADANGLTLRSLSTGMLWSYPIVSEDRDIREKGQQIVMKQIELAAELGMDTVLVVPGAVTAHMAYDQCYFKSQEALQPLLRHAEEHNIFLGIENVWNKFLLSPLEAARYVDELDSPKAAFYFDVGNVLQFGFPEQWIEILGHRIAKVHVKDFKTAVGNINGFVPLLAGDVNWHAVMKALKKIGYDDVLTAEIPAHTFSSRTLPEDTLRHMDAILQSVEEEEVK; encoded by the coding sequence ATGTTGAAGGCGTTGAACCAATGGTGTTTTCCAGAAGGAACCCCTTTATCTAAAGTATTTTCAATGACTGCGAATGCTGGCTTTGATGCGATTGAGTTAAACCTATATGAATCGGGCGGTGAAGGACTGACGATCGATACGACCGTTGGAGAAGCGCAGGCCATAAAATCTATGGCTGACGCCAACGGCTTAACGTTACGAAGTTTATCAACAGGCATGTTATGGTCTTACCCCATTGTCTCGGAGGATAGAGACATAAGGGAGAAGGGGCAACAGATCGTGATGAAGCAAATAGAGCTAGCGGCAGAATTAGGGATGGATACTGTGCTCGTCGTTCCTGGGGCAGTAACTGCACATATGGCTTACGACCAGTGTTATTTTAAAAGCCAAGAGGCGTTGCAGCCACTTTTACGACATGCTGAAGAGCATAACATTTTTCTAGGGATTGAAAACGTGTGGAACAAGTTTTTGCTCTCCCCTTTAGAAGCGGCTCGCTATGTGGATGAATTAGATTCCCCGAAAGCCGCCTTTTATTTTGATGTCGGCAATGTGTTGCAGTTTGGGTTTCCTGAACAATGGATTGAGATTCTTGGTCATCGCATTGCCAAGGTTCATGTCAAAGACTTTAAGACAGCTGTCGGGAATATTAATGGATTTGTTCCTTTGCTCGCTGGGGATGTAAATTGGCACGCAGTAATGAAAGCGCTTAAAAAGATTGGTTATGATGATGTCCTAACGGCGGAAATTCCAGCGCATACTTTTTCATCAAGAACACTTCCCGAGGATACGTTACGTCATATGGATGCCATTCTTCAAAGTGTAGAAGAGGAGGAAGTCAAATGA
- a CDS encoding ROK family transcriptional regulator gives MRRTGDLKLIQELNRSIILDEIRHHGPTSRTDISKKHQLSPTTVSSAVHELIQEGLVGESGVGYSSGGRKPRLVQFLPDQQCIIGVSLKKSSIRITEMNLEATVKREISEPIRCIGQPIIERLIALLTNFLSQTSCVENCAGIAVIVQGVVDADEGIIRLNSKLNLVNVPIKKMLEERFRMPVFVDNDTNAFILAEKNFNSLDSYKNMVYVTVGDGVGAGIIVNGDIYRGRSGGSGEFGHTSIDLHGDSCECGSRGCLENYVSWPVIHTRIFSSLSRGTSSKMLDMANGDVTKISLVHYRQALRENDPLAVSINDEVAQYLSVGLVNLVHLFNPEVVILGGELLIENASLFDQVATHLETQTLRTLADGMDVRLTTLGKEFEMLGAASVLLQEKFRFTL, from the coding sequence TTGAGAAGAACAGGTGATTTAAAGCTCATCCAAGAGCTTAATCGCTCAATCATTCTGGATGAAATTCGCCATCATGGACCAACATCGCGCACAGATATCTCTAAAAAACATCAATTAAGTCCTACCACAGTATCATCGGCAGTTCATGAGCTCATTCAAGAAGGTCTTGTCGGTGAAAGTGGAGTCGGTTACTCCAGTGGGGGGAGAAAGCCAAGATTAGTACAATTTCTTCCTGATCAACAATGCATTATTGGTGTCTCTCTGAAAAAATCATCCATCCGAATCACAGAGATGAATTTGGAAGCGACCGTAAAACGAGAAATAAGTGAACCTATTCGTTGTATTGGCCAACCAATTATTGAAAGACTCATAGCGTTGTTAACGAATTTTCTCTCGCAAACGTCTTGTGTGGAAAACTGTGCGGGGATTGCCGTCATCGTGCAGGGCGTCGTTGATGCGGATGAAGGAATTATACGCTTGAATTCTAAGTTGAATTTAGTGAATGTTCCGATTAAAAAGATGTTGGAAGAACGATTTCGGATGCCTGTATTTGTTGACAACGACACAAATGCATTCATTTTAGCAGAGAAAAATTTCAATTCCCTTGATTCATACAAAAATATGGTTTATGTCACAGTTGGTGACGGGGTTGGGGCAGGCATTATTGTCAACGGTGATATTTATCGTGGAAGAAGTGGTGGGTCAGGAGAATTTGGTCATACCAGTATCGATTTGCATGGTGATTCATGCGAATGTGGAAGTAGAGGATGTTTAGAAAACTATGTAAGTTGGCCAGTCATACATACGCGCATTTTTTCTTCTCTTAGTAGAGGCACATCATCGAAAATGCTCGATATGGCAAATGGGGATGTAACGAAGATTTCCCTTGTGCACTATAGACAGGCGTTGAGAGAGAATGACCCTCTTGCAGTATCGATTAACGACGAAGTTGCTCAATATCTTTCAGTAGGTTTAGTGAATCTAGTCCATCTTTTTAACCCTGAGGTCGTTATTCTTGGTGGAGAACTTCTAATTGAAAACGCTTCACTTTTTGATCAGGTGGCAACCCATTTGGAAACACAAACACTCCGTACATTAGCGGACGGAATGGACGTGAGATTGACTACATTAGGTAAAGAATTTGAAATGCTTGGTGCAGCATCTGTTTTATTGCAAGAGAAGTTCCGATTTACACTCTAG
- a CDS encoding helix-turn-helix domain-containing protein, whose amino-acid sequence MEIGQKIRNLRLAKGLKVTELAKKAFVTQPYISDIEKGRTMPSLDKLTLICNALDISRAEFFGKESELPPDILRLLESLKQLTEEERLHLYGFIEVMLQRGKGTKYS is encoded by the coding sequence ATGGAAATCGGACAAAAAATACGGAATTTGCGATTGGCCAAAGGACTAAAAGTGACTGAATTGGCTAAAAAAGCCTTTGTGACACAGCCCTATATAAGTGACATTGAGAAAGGGCGTACCATGCCTTCCTTGGACAAACTGACTCTCATTTGCAACGCACTTGACATCTCACGCGCGGAATTTTTCGGAAAAGAATCTGAATTGCCACCAGATATCCTCCGTTTGCTCGAAAGCCTGAAACAGCTAACTGAAGAAGAACGATTGCATTTATACGGATTTATTGAAGTGATGCTGCAAAGAGGCAAGGGGACAAAGTATAGCTGA
- a CDS encoding glycoside hydrolase family 53 protein — translation MNHKFRKIMIGIVLSIVVLLPAILPSSVNAATDEFIIGADVSMLKEVDDIGARFYDEGIQKDALEILKDHGVDYVRLRLWVDPYDAQGNPYGGGTNDLQTTLELAKKAKANGQKVIFDFHYSDFWADPGKQIKPKAWEGLNHSQLVERVYQYTSNVIETMNREGVTPAMVQVGNEIPSGMLWPEGRLTGGEEGFAELAALLQSGVQAVHDAMPAGQEAEIILHLDHGGDNGLYRWWFDNITKFDVDFDIIGLSYYPYWHGTMSELQANLNDISQRYDKDVLIVETAYAFTLADGDGLGNIFYKNEEAVGGYDATPQGQVEFIRDLKNVIHNVPDDRGRGFIWWEPTWQPVGGDTHWATDAGKAYTNDTGAPSNAWDNQTWFDFSGHALKVLDVLDESPGR, via the coding sequence ATGAATCATAAATTCCGTAAAATAATGATAGGTATTGTCCTCAGTATTGTCGTCTTGTTGCCAGCCATTCTTCCATCCTCGGTGAATGCTGCTACGGATGAATTTATCATCGGTGCAGATGTCTCCATGCTAAAAGAGGTTGATGACATTGGCGCTCGCTTTTACGATGAAGGCATTCAAAAGGACGCATTGGAAATATTAAAAGACCATGGCGTGGATTACGTCAGACTGAGATTATGGGTCGATCCGTATGATGCACAAGGCAATCCTTATGGTGGGGGGACCAACGATCTACAAACGACGCTTGAATTAGCAAAAAAGGCGAAAGCCAATGGACAAAAGGTCATTTTTGACTTTCACTATAGTGATTTCTGGGCAGATCCTGGAAAGCAAATAAAGCCAAAAGCATGGGAGGGTTTGAATCACTCTCAGTTAGTCGAGCGTGTGTATCAGTACACATCAAACGTGATTGAAACGATGAACAGAGAGGGAGTTACACCAGCCATGGTCCAGGTAGGAAATGAGATCCCTTCTGGCATGCTCTGGCCAGAGGGACGCTTAACTGGGGGCGAAGAAGGGTTTGCTGAACTGGCTGCACTCCTTCAATCAGGTGTACAAGCTGTCCACGATGCGATGCCCGCAGGTCAAGAAGCAGAGATCATCTTGCATTTGGACCATGGAGGAGACAATGGATTGTACCGTTGGTGGTTCGATAACATCACTAAATTTGATGTCGATTTCGACATTATCGGGTTGTCCTATTATCCATACTGGCACGGGACGATGAGTGAGCTTCAAGCGAACCTGAATGACATTAGTCAAAGATACGACAAGGACGTCCTCATCGTAGAAACGGCCTATGCCTTCACGCTTGCAGATGGAGACGGTTTGGGCAATATTTTTTATAAAAACGAAGAAGCCGTCGGTGGGTATGATGCAACACCTCAGGGGCAAGTTGAATTTATCCGTGATCTGAAAAACGTGATTCATAATGTTCCAGATGACCGTGGCCGAGGGTTCATCTGGTGGGAACCGACATGGCAGCCTGTAGGTGGAGATACTCACTGGGCGACAGACGCTGGAAAAGCGTACACGAATGACACCGGAGCACCATCAAACGCTTGGGACAATCAGACGTGGTTTGATTTCTCAGGGCATGCCCTTAAAGTTCTTGATGTCTTGGATGAGAGTCCAGGGCGCTGA